Within Sebastes fasciatus isolate fSebFas1 chromosome 19, fSebFas1.pri, whole genome shotgun sequence, the genomic segment GATTGAACCACTCCTCTGATGAATACAGTTTGATGGGAAAAAGGAAGAACAATGTCAAAGATTAGAtcatgcagcagcagaaaaacgcAGAGCTCCTCCGTGTGGTGAGACACTGGGGGAACTGACAGTATCAGCTTGATATTTGGCTCAGAGAGGCATTTGTCAATTTCGTGCAATTAGCTGAAAGGTTAGCGGTGGTGAAAAGCCATAAAACTTTAAATCACAATTAACTCTAACCCGATTGTTTCTCCATTAAGCTGTGTCCTGCAGCACAAACTGCCGCAGCCTATTCGTTACTGTATATCAGCTGTGATGCAGATTACATTGGGTTATGCATCACTACCGAACATTTTTTCACAGTTAATCTTATTGCTTGTTACATCAGTTACATGGTGTAAAAAAATCACATAACTGAtgtaacaaagtaaaaaaagcTTTTTCAAATTTGGAACATGGCACTCCTCCTGCAGAGCAACATCAGCTTCTGCATGTGCAGGTTTATGAAATATTCAGGTTCTCATTGGCATAAAAAAGGGCAAGAAATGTGAAACCTTCGCTCGAAGCGAAACACACGCTGAAAGTAAATGAACAGATTGTATTGAGAACTAAAACATGTATGCGCAGTGCtatgggaggagaggaagaagataaacaaaggataaaacaatacaaataaaatgtaaatgactCAGTGCATATCATACATCAGAGATATCAGTGCATCGGTTTTAGAAGTCTGAGCTGCATAAAATGCTATTTTAAGACCCTATCGGACTTGAATCTCAAATACAGCacattaaagtcataatttggGATGTTAATTGTTATCTTCTGTATTTGAGAAACACAATGATACCGTAGGGCTGtgtccgaaatcgcatactgTGCCACAAATACCCAATATCTgtatgtgtgaataaacagtagtatgtatcttttagTACGCACTGAACTGTAATCTATATAggcacttcctgagagcctccttgccggttggagacgcgtaaccatggtaaccaacctcatgtgaccaaacgatgatttgtgagaatcataaaGTCTAAACTAATATAAAAaactatattacgcctagcaaagtgaaatcttatacttgcacttaaattgaagcgttattgacgttacagagctgttatgaacgttgtcgtcactaccgcattgcattgtgggatatctATGCCGCCGTAGTTTCCAGCCTTtgaatactgtaatatttcatttattacatttcattttcatatttgcgtactattgttacatactatatatcatatcatacaaacaaaatactgttaaaatactgttttagcgtactaaatagcatgttagtatggaatttcggacgcaaccaaGATTTGGCAGTGATCAAATTGATCAACCTGAGAAATGGAATGATatagttgaaaaataaatctatgTTTTCAGTCAGAGGAACTCAAACTGAAATAATACAACCAGTAAGGATTATTATGATGTCATCATGTATGATGGCCTACAAACCTTTGGGTCTTTTCCCTCCAAAACAGTCAggctcattcttcttcttctggtgcCCCACTGATCTCATCAGATGATTGGCATGAGGCTCCTGAAATCGCTCCGCTCCTGGTATCTCTTTGTGAACGTGATATGACAGGTTTCGCAGGATGCACACGCAGTTCTCCACTGACTGAATGGACGACAATTACACAAAGATTTCAATTAAAGATGCTGTGCAGAAAGCTTTACATCAGAAGGAGTCATACAGGTGTTTACACTGACTGATTCTAGTTCCCTTTTTAGAATcaaatgtattgattttataTCAAAATTTAAATTGGGAGGAAATGTCACAGACTTTGGACAACCCTATCCATACTTAGATTTTTTTGCTGACTTGCATTAAATTCAGTAATGTACAAGCTATTAACTTAAATTTGATGCCAAATCAGTGAAGTATGAGACACAAGTCTCAGTGGATTCAGTTAGAAGAGGATACATAATGGAGAGTAATTGACTATTTCAGGAAAATAACTCACTTGACTGTGCCTTTTGATAAAAAACCTTCTAATACAACATAGCATTTCATTACCAAAATGACTATAATAGCCATGAACCAGcaattttgtatattttgccTAATGGGTGCAAGGTTTTGTATAACATAATTTTTTCAGCGACCTTATTATCAGTGTCCTTGTTGAGAACAGCTGAGTGAAGGGCATGAAGGAGGGCGTCCACCAGCCCCTCACACTCCCTCAACCTCTGTCGAGCCTCCGCCCCATCTGAGCTGACGTTCCTGCAGAAACAACCTTGTTAGCAAAGCTGCGAGAACTCGCTCCGTCGCAAGTCAGCTTTTGTTGTCATTTGTTCAACGACAGAAGCAAAAGGTTacctcagacatccggaggtgTTCTTGAAGACTGTGGTCCACTCGGCACTCAGCAGTTTGGAGGGCTCGGCTGAGTCTCTCCTCCAGCCTGAGTGCGGGATGATGATCTCATCAGTCAGTGTTTGAAGCCCGTTGTTGATAACCAACATCTTCAGCGGCTCATGTGAGGAGAGGTTCCACAGAGTGCCTGCAAAGGAAAGAATATAAATTCTGCAGAGATAAAAATGAAGGATCGCAGGTAATGAGTCCAGGAATAGTGAGGAATTGAGCTGTACCTGTGACTAACTCTTTGACCTCCATGCTGCTTGACTTCCTCATTAGTCGGACTAAAGCTTGGATGCCATCACAGTTCTTGATGGccattttgttgttgtggtcttTTCCGTAGGATATGTTGCGCAGAGCGCCACAGGCCTTGCGGTGGACCTCGGGCTTAGGGTGGTCCAATAGCTCCACCAAGATTGGCACCCCGTTAAGCTGGCGCACCTCCTGCTTGATGCGGTCGTTCTCATAGCACAGGTGCTGCAAGTAGGCGGCGGCGTTGGACTTGACCGGGTCCATCGGGTGGCTGAGCATGGAGATCACCTCGTGCAGGTTGGGGTCTCTCCAGCGCGGGTCTCTGCGGATGCTGTCCAGGCTGACCATGCTGCTGCGCTTGTGGGGGAACTGCAGGGTCTGCGCTCGGCACATGGCCTGGAAGAAAGGATTCAGGTTCCCCTCCAGCTGGGCCATGAAGGCGTCGTCATAACCACCTCTGAGGAGACCGAGAAAAgccatgcatgcatgcatgttggGATCAGGACAACAAATACTCAACCATCAGTCTTGAATTGTTTAAAGCACagatgttttcagttattctggaAACTTTGATTGGAATTTTATTTATGTCACAAATCTGATAAAGGTGTAGTTTGTCCCACCCTAACAAGTGCAACAATGCTAACAAGAGACTCAGAAAGCTGTCAATGTCAAGAATCAATTACAATCTATACATCAGCCAGATTAAGGGTTGTAGCCTTGTATTTAACAGAcaaatatgagagtggtatcgatcttctcctCTAATTATCGGCAACACAGTGAaaaagcgtatttcccaaaatgtcaaactattccttttacTGTATAATCAACAGGTTGAGTGAAACAGGTTTAATGGCATCTCTTAGTCTAATAGACTGGGCTTCGGGGAGTTTAACAGCATAAGTGAGTTGCTTGTATTTTTTGTGAACAGCTCTGTCACTTTATATGGGATAAGGAAAAGCTTCTGGCAGGCAATAACAGGTGAAACCTCCTTATTTATCGACTTTGCAGCTGGCTGCCATTCCTGATTGATACCAGCTGCTACTTAACTGCTGTCCATATGTCTTTCTATTGTCCAGGCTGACTCACAGGACCGAGACAGAGGCGACTACCGGGTCTCTGTGCAGCCACAAAGTTTGATATATAAATTTCACAGCAGGTGCTCTGCGATTAAATTAGCCGGAGTGTTGATTTGTACATTGTTACTACTGCAGCCCTCCTGTGAGAGTATACGGCACTACACATTTAaactccttctctttcttcatatttttctgttttttatttcacatcatATCTCTGACATGAATAAGTTATTTTGTGTCAAATATAACTAACTAGGTATAGAGGTTCGCCATATAGTTAAATTGGGTTGTGTCAAGGCATTTGGTcacatttactttatttagataTAATATTTGTTGTAACAGTGTTTTCCTGTTATAAAAACTAAACTGTACTGATTCTATTGATGTCAAAGGTGACTCTCTATTGGCAGTCTAGCAGCCTTGGTTAAAGGTGATCTCATTATCAGGGACTTTATTGATATTCCAGTGACACAGACTATATCCTTTACCTGCTTTCTGACCTAAAATGTTAAATGGGATCAAAGATTGGCCTTAAATAAACAGACCGACTTTTTTAGTGTACTTTATAGACAAAGCAACACACATTTTGCCGATTTATTTTCCCATGGCTCTGTCGAAGTGGCTAAATGCATGTGGGGGACTGATCTATAATTGACCCTACATCGAGGTACCATGGAAACCACAAACGTACTTGAAACCCATTTACACAGTCTCCCCCGCGGGATCAATAAAGCTTGATCTAATGTACCGTCCTCTCACCTGGTTCTTGAGGGCTCCCTGAGGAGCTCCATGGTGGTGATCGGCCTGAACTGGTGGATTCCCCCCAGTGTTGGGTAATTGCCAGCTGGGTGGTCGGTCTTCATGTCCAGAGGGTTCTCTCCCCGTTCGGTGACGCCGTCCTCCTCTGCCTGGCTGCTGAGGCCTGCCGGAGCGTAGCTGTCCCGGAGGAAGGGTAAGGTGTAGTGGGCCCCGGGCTGGAAGTTCTTGGCGGGCCAGTAGCCGTGGAGGGTGGTGCGGGACAGGCTTCCATACCCTGGACACAAGTCACCCCCGATGCCTCTGTAGCTGTCAGGGAGGGTATACACTCTGCTCTGCCTGTCTGGGTTCACTGGCCGAGGCTCCTCGGACTGCTGCGCCGCCTGAGGTTGTGAGGGCGCtgtggtggtgctgctggtcGGTGTGGTCGGTGTAACGGGCTCAATGGGTTCAAGGTTTGCTTCAGGAGTAGGTTGCTCAATAGGAGTGTTATCTTGAACCTCTGGAGTCGATGTGAGATCAGGTGTGTCTGGTGTCTCCTGCTGTGTCTCTGAGGCTTCTTGGGTCTCACTGGGGGCCTGTTCGCCCTCTTGTTCCACGGCCTTGGACTCCTATACAAGGATTGACGCACCACAACTATTATCTCTACAAAAATCGAATCAAAATCTCTTTAAACTCCCATTTGGCTGAAAGCTCTCAGGTTTCTTCTCTCCCATTAAATGCCACCAAATTGGTGTGTTTACAGTCAGAGCAGGAACTATTTGCTCTTAATTCACTTGAAATAGACCAAAAATGTGTCTGTTaacattcagtgtgtgtttaattAGCATTTAAACTGTACAGCCCACCCCAGTTTTCTCATGTGGCGATGATCAATCATCATCATTCCAGCACTTCCCTGGCTTTTTGAGCCACCAGTAAATAATGAATTCTTCTTTCCTGCCAAACAATAATGAATTCCTCTTGTTGAAAATGAGTTTAGATTGGACTCTGATGAAACGACTTGAGATCCAGCCACTGTTTAGAAGCAGGCTACATTGCAGGAAATTTAATTGTCTGGTTGGGATTTGGTTTTCACTATTTCCTTGCAGAGTGTGAGCTAAATTATTTGAAGCACAAAAACATCTAAATATGTAGCAACTCAATGAGACAGAACATAATTGCATTAAGTTTCATATTATCGTTGTACCAGAGGGCAaattctttctctgtctgtcagtgtAATTGGAACTCAGTGTTGTAGCCCGTCTGAGACCAGACTTATACGAGGTACCTCAGGTAAAAGGGattgctttttgtgtgtgtgttgtgaattTTTGGAGTATTTCCTTTAGGATGCATAcggtacatttttatatttcttaaaaagccagtgtgtaggatttggcgacatctagggGTGAGGTTGCAAATtaaaaccaactgaaacttctcccatgtgccaagcgtgtaagagaactacggtggcagaCGCAAGAACGTGAATTGCCGAATCTAGAAccagtttgtccgttctggccgactgtagaaacatggcgtttAAGGATGCATGTGACGGTCaagaaattttcccaccggttatttaacttgtgacaacaccggtgttaccgttTACTCcaaacattttacaagaaaagatgatgtgATCAGTATGTGTAGCGTGCTTtatactttgatctttaacgttgggtggctgtgtgtctggcctctcagGTCGAGCTTTCCctgcggggccgcaggtttccactcAACGCTGCGCGCACACCAGCTGTGATCATTCCGTCCTCCGCACggtgattacctcattaacgttatggtacccctatagcattgggtttaaatgtgaaatattgccgaataggtgcttttgcttttcgcttcaacgccaaatcctcctccatcatcttgtctgtcaactctctctcgtcccgtgtgtgtgaaatctgactcctgctactctgtgctgagtctccatacggagcagacactttcactttaagTGTGTAGCGTCCATCATCCGAAAATAGTCCAAAAATGAACctaatgggttttatttctgtaaaaaacacgacggtgggggcggtgggtacATAacgtaatcggtgtgtgcccgaccaccgtataacaccggtaacaccactccatatgtagatataaacagctcattctaagtcAATGAAAACATaactattcttattttcaggtgattatacactaaagaaaaatataaataagtaatatgatattccatttctgccaatagatccacctaaatgctacacactggccctttacaATGCATTTTGGTGATAATGAATAAAAGGAAGTAAAGATAAAATGTTGGAAGTTTCAAGAAAATTTATGGTGTCACAGAAGTGACAAATTGCTCTTAAAGGTCAAGtataactgaataaataaataaataaaaaacagtaaagagtaaaaaaacttttttttttttaaatgatgtcaaACATGCCAAATTTAGTTACATTATTATTGTCATGGTCAGAAAAGTTTTCTTTAGTGGCCCTTTAAACTTTTTGACTCTGTGGTCTTTGCCAACCGTAGGAAGTCAGTAGGtggtgacaaaaacaaaagcaaacaaaagtGTGAACAAGTCGTGCACCtcagtgtctgtctgctgcGGGGTGTCTGTCTCCGTGGAGCTCTCATTGGTCGAGGTCATCACCGAGGCGATGGAGGTGGGCGTGTCCAGTTCGTCATTGGCGGACGGGTTCTCCAGAGTCGTCTCTTTAGCCTCCTGGGACAAAGATAGTGGAGGAGGCCCCTCTGAGCTCTGCTcctaaatcacacacacagagaaaaaagagCAAGGCAGGCGCTGTCGCTGATCAGCATcatatgtgtgtatattatgtacataatgtttACATTATACACAACCAGGGAAATGATTACAGGGTAGAAAACACCATGTCATTAAAGCTGTCTTCACATGATAAGGGAGCCGCGGCGTTGATGAAGGGTTGTGAGCAAAGAGAGCACATCTCATTTCCAATCCATTACCatataatttgtataatttgaaACATGATCTGTTGAATTCACGCTGAAAAATGCCAATATGCACACTCATTTTTAAATTAGACTAATATATGTCTGGAAAATCAGAGACATTTTCTTCGGCATTTAAGCTATTTGTTGAGCTGTAATCTAATTGAGCAATCCGTCCATAGGACAACAATACTCGAGCTGGTGCAGAGCCAGGGATCTACAGACAGATATAACAAAGGATGCCATTTACCACTTATTTCATTAAGTGGGGTTTCTCTGGTGTCATATCCTTGTGTGCAGATGAGGATGCATCAGGATATATCAGTTAGCTTATCTCTATCAGGTAATAATTCCTGTTATTGGCATAACAACAAGTCCCTGACATATCAGAATCATTTGACGTGTGCGTGCATGATTGGGTTCTTTCATTATTTTAGCCATTATAGGCAATTCCTGGACTGTCAGGCTTAATTCCTGTTTGAATTCACCACTGGCCAATTCAGGGAGCAGATTTACTTCTTTTGATGTGTACAAATACTGACAGACAGGGAGGCTTTCCCAGATCAGACGAAAGAAGAAGTAGCAAAAAGTAGACCCAGACAATGTAGTGTCTGTCTGGTAATAATAAATAGTGTTTCGTGTGTTTGTTGTACtgtattgtttgtgtttgtttagtgTGTATCAGAAGTATGCATCTGCACTGGGCTTCTCAGTTGCAGTTTAGTAGGTCAACTCGACTGGTGGGAACATCACACATGAGATGAAACAATACAAACAATAGAAGCATCTTTATCTGTGGCTAAAATGTCCAAATATCCAAGCAAAAACTGTCCATTTCATagacatatttttatgcttAAATCCCTCTAAACAGATGTTGACGTTCCCCATTGTGTTATATAAGCATGTATAAAAAAGATTGTAATGGGAGTGAATGTGAGCATTAAGTTATTGTCATTTAAGTTAGTTGGTATTACTATACCACTGATGCTTGAATCAATAACCCAGCTGCTGCTCTGGTACAACATGTGGATATTTCTGTGTAATTTCCACTTGTTTATTTCAAGTAGAACTTAAATTCTTTGCAACAAAATGGGTTTCATCAACCAGAGTGGATTAATTATTCAGTATCTTGGTCTGGGGAAAGAACTGGAGGCAGTATTTGACTGTAAACACGTTTTATGCTGATTTTCTAACAAACTTCACACTAATTTCGGCGTGTCTACAAAAATTTGCTCCGCTGCTCTAATGATCTCAATCAATATCCGATTATCTGATGCATCTTGAGGCCCTTCTGATTGCAGCAGCTGAATTTCTATAGAATCTAGGGCAAACAATAACGCAAACAACCCATCAAAACATTAGAGAGtacaattaaaagaaaaatcaattcCACTGCATCATTTATAACCCATTTTGAATTGCTTATTCCCTCTCTAAACCAACATTCTTTTTAAGAAATATGACACAAATGCTTAAAATCTCAACTGATATTTATCACTCAATAGCACAGACACAATATGCCGAATGATGCACtttaaaagagattttaaaaaaaacaacaaataagcTGTTAAATTTCCCCCAAACTCTTCCTTCTGAGGCTGCGGCATTAAACCGAACGAGTGCTGAGAACTCAACTCCACTGCATTAAATCAGGCTGCAGTGAGCAGATGACTGAATGTGGAGGGAGAGGGCTTGATTCGCTTTTCAAACACCTCACCAAACACAAGAGCTCCTCAGATCCGTGAACAAAATGTGTCGGAGGGACGAGGAGATGAAAGGGGTCACAACAGGAGAAATTGTCAGCGGGGAGATGATCCTGGCTTGAACACCTCCGGGGGTAGGTTGATTGGATATTGTTAGGCAGCGCTAAATGAAACGCCAGGCCAAAAGAGAGACGGGGTACTACTGTTGTCTACAGACAGCTTGATTAAGGGTTTGGAGGAGGATAATAGGCTGGACAGGGGCCTGTGTGCTGTCCCTGTCTGATTCGAGCTCCAGGGAAGGCCAGGCCGCTGTGAGTCAAAGCTCATTTAAATAACTCACTGCACCATCACTAACTAAGTGTGTTCACAGAGCCAAATAGGTCGAGATGACGACTCTGAATCTGActtgcagctttaaaaaaaaaaaaaaaaaaaaagtatggtaTATATGTTAGGTGCAGCGATGCAGGAGACAGAAGGACATGATTAGCATCTTGTTCCCGTCAACTCTCGGTATCGAGGCCAGCTGCAGCCGGGGTATTATTTTGGGAGACACAGAGTCTGATCTAATGCTGAGTGAGTTCACATTTTGGTGACCAGCTCAAGGGCACGACAAGGCACAAGCCATGCTTCAAACTtgtcatttcagaaagaaaaagatgattTGAGAAATGAGCCCTCTCGATTGTGATTGAATCAGTGTGGCAGAGTCGTTTTGTAATGATCAAACTTAGAATAAATCAGCTTTAACAGGCACTTTGTCTTTATCAAACTGTGGGATTGAGCGAGTAATGCTTCCGCTGGATAATAAAGCATGACATCAGCCCACTGATGTCAGAAGACATTAGTCACAACTTTGTCACAACTCATCTGCCCTTCACTATCTGTTGAATCAGTGATGCTCATATTTGTTGCTGTTAGTCTACAGAATTGTGAATCAAAATGGCACTGAAAATGACccaggcattaaaaaaaagattcttcTCGTTTCCTGTCCATTATGCAATACATCTTGTTTAGTCGTAATTCAACCAGACAGGGTCTATTTAGAGAAAACGAAGATTGAAAATGAcagctccaaaaaaaaaaaagaaaggaagagcCATTCATTCTCAAAGTTTCCATTTGAAGCCTCTTTTTCACTGCTCTGATCCTCAAATAGTTAAATGCTGCATGGTCAGATTTAATGTCTCTCTGATACATCATGGCAACACACTTCCCAGAGTGTGTGCAGcattcccccccccaccccgaaGGGACAACCTCCCCTCATAATGCAATCAAACATTATAAGCTTGCCTATGCATTTGCACACATGCGCAGCCAtgcgcgtgcacacacacacacacgcgcacacacacacttgatgaAGATGTTAGCATCATGTCCCCCATGCACACAAGGAGACTGCACCGAACAGCAGTGAGAGGCGAGGAGGTGAAGCGACTGATGCCTCCTTCATTCATCATGACAGAGGCAGAGGGGCTACAGTTCTctgcaggaagaaaaaaaaacctctgataggcaaaaaaaagagggagggtACAGAGCAAATAGAGCCATTCCAGCACACACTTACCTCTTTCACTTCAGCAGGCATTTCCAAATCTTCTCTGCTTCCCCACAAATGATGAACAAGATGCGTCCCCCAGTGAGACGTCTGTTTCTCTGCTGAATTTTTGCCTTGACTCTCCCTTTGAGCATTTGAGGCAGTTCAAACATGAGCAGCCATCCTTTCCTCCCAAGCTCTCACTAACACACGTCcgctttctccctctctcccttcctctctccgtccctccctctatttctctttctctcgcaAACACACACTAGACGCACCGTGCACACATTTgctcaacacagacacacacgcatacactgAGAAGCAATAAACGccggttctctctctctcattactGCACTCCTCCTCTGATCTGTACTGCAGTTAATGTGTGCGCTATTAGCAAGGTGCTGAATCAACTGTGTGATGCTGAGCCTGTGAATGGCTTAGGTAAGTGCGGAGCCCTGCAATCATGTGCTCTACCCATATTTTCTGGCAGCTTTGGTGCGCAGGCAgagtacacacatgcacatgaaagcacacacacacacacacaaaccattcCCCGTGGGCTCACAAGCAGATGCAGCTGGAGCAGCCCGCACTAGTTCGGTCCTATGTCACCCATGTGCAGCATAATAAAGGGGAGATGGGATGGGATGGGAAGGTGCATAAACACTGtatgcagcagcagacagagagagacacactccaTACTGAACCAGCTTTGTTCTGCAAACTGTACCAAAGCAATCAAACCCCCTTTTTCACCACCCATCCACGTCTGCCCACGAATCTTCTTACAGCACCTCCTCAACGCTTTGTTATTTGGTTCAAGCATAGAAATGAAACTAAAGAAGGATTGATAGGTGCTCCACCTGTTTTTTTAGATGTCGTCACCATCAATTTTCTCATTGTGGTTGGTTTTTTGGTTAGCTCTTTTTCGATGTAGCACAGGTATTACATCATTTTTAAAAGGAGTCTATCAGCTGAAGTGGTCTGAACTAATCACATGAACTGAGACAAAATCCACTcgactaaaaaaaacactagatCATGATGGGAGTCCTTGCTttctcaatttaaaaaaaacaggacacCTTCCAATTTGCCGTCAGACCACTTGCATGGAGACTGAGCAATAATCcaagtaaaaaagaaatgatCTGCTATCATCCACAGACCAGCGCTCTCCATCAGCTGTCTTTCTTATTGATTTAAGAGCAATATCATTGATCCTGGAGCTTTTA encodes:
- the arvcfa gene encoding splicing regulator ARVCF isoform X1; translation: MPAEVKEEQSSEGPPPLSLSQEAKETTLENPSANDELDTPTSIASVMTSTNESSTETDTPQQTDTEESKAVEQEGEQAPSETQEASETQQETPDTPDLTSTPEVQDNTPIEQPTPEANLEPIEPVTPTTPTSSTTTAPSQPQAAQQSEEPRPVNPDRQSRVYTLPDSYRGIGGDLCPGYGSLSRTTLHGYWPAKNFQPGAHYTLPFLRDSYAPAGLSSQAEEDGVTERGENPLDMKTDHPAGNYPTLGGIHQFRPITTMELLREPSRTRGGYDDAFMAQLEGNLNPFFQAMCRAQTLQFPHKRSSMVSLDSIRRDPRWRDPNLHEVISMLSHPMDPVKSNAAAYLQHLCYENDRIKQEVRQLNGVPILVELLDHPKPEVHRKACGALRNISYGKDHNNKMAIKNCDGIQALVRLMRKSSSMEVKELVTGTLWNLSSHEPLKMLVINNGLQTLTDEIIIPHSGWRRDSAEPSKLLSAEWTTVFKNTSGCLRNVSSDGAEARQRLRECEGLVDALLHALHSAVLNKDTDNKSVENCVCILRNLSYHVHKEIPGAERFQEPHANHLMRSVGHQKKKNEPDCFGGKRPKEEWFNQGWKNGLMDRKYGTLDLPKRTEQMKGLELLYQPEVVRLYLSLLTCSHNHNTLEAAAGALQNLAAGHWAWSSYIRATVRKEKGLPILVELLRSEADKVVRAVAIALRNLAMDRRNKDLIGSYALRDLVGNLPCGQQHPAKNLEGDTVVSILNTIHEIITDSPENARALIQGHAVQKLVAINKSSQSSRETKAASHVLQTIWAYKDLRNALIKAGWTKGHFKPTTTGVTKKSKSGKQGSDDITLPLMDKNQDVYSTLEPNDRVGDGKGPVVERDTLQAISERKHFIRAGRPAVGLMDNKPPPLDSWV
- the arvcfa gene encoding splicing regulator ARVCF isoform X2; its protein translation is MPAEVKEEQSSEGPPPLSLSQEAKETTLENPSANDELDTPTSIASVMTSTNESSTETDTPQQTDTEESKAVEQEGEQAPSETQEASETQQETPDTPDLTSTPEVQDNTPIEQPTPEANLEPIEPVTPTTPTSSTTTAPSQPQAAQQSEEPRPVNPDRQSRVYTLPDSYRGIGGDLCPGYGSLSRTTLHGYWPAKNFQPGAHYTLPFLRDSYAPAGLSSQAEEDGVTERGENPLDMKTDHPAGNYPTLGGIHQFRPITTMELLREPSRTRGGYDDAFMAQLEGNLNPFFQAMCRAQTLQFPHKRSSMVSLDSIRRDPRWRDPNLHEVISMLSHPMDPVKSNAAAYLQHLCYENDRIKQEVRQLNGVPILVELLDHPKPEVHRKACGALRNISYGKDHNNKMAIKNCDGIQALVRLMRKSSSMEVKELVTGTLWNLSSHEPLKMLVINNGLQTLTDEIIIPHSGWRRDSAEPSKLLSAEWTTVFKNTSGCLRNVSSDGAEARQRLRECEGLVDALLHALHSAVLNKDTDNKSVENCVCILRNLSYHVHKEIPGAERFQEPHANHLMRSVGHQKKKNEPDCFGGKRPKEEWFNQGLELLYQPEVVRLYLSLLTCSHNHNTLEAAAGALQNLAAGHWAWSSYIRATVRKEKGLPILVELLRSEADKVVRAVAIALRNLAMDRRNKDLIGSYALRDLVGNLPCGQQHPAKNLEGDTVVSILNTIHEIITDSPENARALIQGHAVQKLVAINKSSQSSRETKAASHVLQTIWAYKDLRNALIKAGWTKGHFKPTTTGVTKKSKSGKQGSDDITLPLMDKNQDVYSTLEPNDRVGDGKGPVVERDTLQAISERKHFIRAGRPAVGLMDNKPPPLDSWV